The Chloroflexota bacterium genomic interval CACACAAATGTCTTGGGATGGTAGAAGTACCATCCCAAATCCATTAAAAAATTATGCAGCCAACTATTGTAATCCCAACTTATAACGAAGCTGAAAACATCACCAAATTGATCCCCATTCTTTTCAATTTACCTATTGAATCGCTCAAAGTTCTTATCGTAGATGATGGCAGCCCCGATGGCACAGGTGATATAGCCAACGAATTTTCTATGCACTACCCAAACCAAATCGCTGTGTTTCAACGCGGTGGAAAATTAGGCTTTGGCTCAGCCTATATTCAGGGATTTCAACGTGCGCTAGCTGAAGGCGCTGAATGTATCGTTCAGATGGATGCTGATTTTTCACATCCACCAGAGAAAATAGGGGAGCTATTAACTGCCCTCGAATCCCATGATGTTGTAATTGGCTCTCGGTATATCCCCGATGGCCAACTGGACGATGACTGGCCTCTATGGCGCAAAGCACTATCGGCATTCGGCAATTACTATGCCCGCGAAATTTTACGGCTTTCGATCAAAGACGTAACCGGTGGGTTTCGCGCCTGGCGGCGAGAAACACTTGCATCAATGCCCTTAGGGCGCGTGCGTTCCAATGGGTATTCATTTCAAATTGAAATGATACATATCGCTCACCGCCTGGGCTTCCGCTTCTACGAAATCCCGATTTACTTTGCAGAACGAAATCTCGGCGAGTCAAAAATGTCTTTTCAAATCCAATTGGAAGCCGCCCTCAGAGTATGGCAGATTCGCATGGCCTATCAAGACTTAAAACCGCTTCCGCAATTACCTCTACAAGGCAAATAATTTTTCACCACTGAGAACAAAAAAACAAAAAATAGGGGTGTCTGGGGGCTTCGCCCCCAGACACCCCTATTTTTCGGCAATTACTTACAATGCAACCGAAGCGTAAATGGATGCGATTTGACGCTTCGGAACGGAAGAAGTATAATCGCCCTGACGTGACAAATTTTAATTCCCTGGCAGAGCAACGCATTTTATGGCACTCAAAGGCAACCTGCGCGATTTTTCGATCAATCAGCTACTCAACCTCATCAACCTGGCTAAAAAAACAGGCACGCTGATTGTTGAAGGCCCTAACGATTCAGCCTGGGTATCATTTCGAGATGGGAAATTGGCCTACTCGAAAATGGGAGCCGAAGATGATGCGCTGGTTGCAGTCCTTCACCGGGCAAATAAACTCACTCGAGCACAATACAACACGATAAAAACGCGCGCCACACATATGAGTGATAAAGAATTGGGGTTATTACTGATTAACGCCAACTACATCTCTCAGGAAGATATATTATCCAGCCTGCGAACAGAATTTGTGGGCATACTGCACCGGATATTTACCTGGGTAGAGGGACTTTTCCACTTTGAAGATGAATCCAACCCCCCGGACGGGAAGATCACCCTCCAGATCGGGTTGGAGAACATCATCATGGATGGTTCGCGCCGCCTTCGGGAGTGGGAACAACTCCAGGATGAAATCCCCAGCCTGGATATCGCACTCAGCTTTACAGCCCGCCCCGGTGCCGATTTGCGCAATGTCAACCTGAGCGTAGAAGAATGGCGCGTCGTATCGTATATCAATCCGAAAAACACCTTGCGCCAAATTGCCAACACGACCAAAATGAACGATCTGGAAATTCGCAAAATTGTTTATGGTCTGTTGCAGGCCGGATTGGTTGAAATGGTTCGCCCGGTTGGCGTATCTGTAGTACCGCAAAAACCGGTTTTACCGACGGCGAATACCGAAGAACAGAAATCGCTAGTCAACCGTCTTATCACACGCATACGTTCTTTATAAATGAACGTTGCGGGTTGGTCTTATCGACTATCAAACTAAGAGGCGAGAACTTATGCAAACAGTAAAAATGGTGGTTACAGGCCCCTTTAGTTCAGGGAAGACGGAATTCATTCAAACCGTCAGTGAGATTGACGTCGTTGCAACCGAGCGAAAAATTTCCTCCGAGGCCGAGCGGATTAAAGAAACAACTACAGTTGCGATGGATTTTGGCCGCATAACCGTTGACGACAACCTTGTTCTCTATTTATTTGGCACACCCGGGCAAAAACGTTTCGATTTTATGTGGGAAATCCTCTCTGAAGGCATGTTGGGATTCATTGTAATGGTAGACAGTACTCGCCCGGGAACTTTCCGTGAGGCACGCAGTATTTTGGAGACCTTCCGTGCCTACGCACCAACGCCCTATGTTGTAGCAGCCAACAAACAAGATATGGATGATGCCTGGTCTGTAGACGATATGCGCATTGCGTTGCGTCTCGACCCTAAAATTAAGTTGCTTCCTTGTGTGGCGCTAGACAAAGAAGAAGTTAAGAAAGTTCTTCTGGAATTGCTGTACAGTATCCTGGCCGAAATGGAAGCCGGTACGTTTTAGATTGATAACTCGCTACTCGTGTCTTCAATAACGACCGATCAAGGAATTCTTCATTACGAAGTTTACGGGCGCGGACGCCCTGTATTATTACTGCATGGTTGGCTAGGGTCTTGGGGGCTATGGCAACAAACCATGAAGTATTTAGGGCAATATTATCGTACCTATGCTTTGGATTTCTGGGGGTTTGGCGAATCGGGGAAAAAAGTACCCACCTTTGCAGTACAAGATTTTGTCAGTATGGTTAACCAGTTTATGGAGCGTCTGGGAATTGAACAAGCGCCGTTAATTGGTCATAGCATGGGGGGCACAGTCAGTCTCTCAACGGCTATCAACTATCCGGAACGCGTCAGCAAAGTGGCCGTTATTGGCTCTCCAATTGTGGGGTCCTCACTGGCATTTTTATTAAAACTGGCTGGTCGTCGTTGGATTGCTTCACTAGTCTTCCAGATGATGGGGGCGCTTCATTTTGGGCTGCGCGTAGGCGCGCCAATCATTACTCAAGACCCAAGATGGTATGAAATGATTTCACGCGATTTGTCGCGCACAACACTTGAATCATTCCTGCTCAGCATCGAATCCCTACGCCGCACCGACCTGCGCCCCTTTTTAGAACAAATCAATATCCCCGCAATGGGCATGTATGGCGATAAAGATGTTATTGTGCACCCCAAACAGTGGCAGCTTATGCAGGCGCATATGCCAAACGTGCGCGTTGAACGGTTCAAGAATGCCGGTCATTTTATTATGCTCGATGAACCCGAGCGATTTATGCATACCGTCCACAATTTCCTGGATAGCGAATAATGTCAACGGCTACTGGAATATATTTCTATCCCAATAATATGGGACGCATTATTCTTTTGGCGCTGGAAGATGTTATTGGTCAGACCGGGATCAATATGCTCACTAATCTATCGGAGCAAGTCGAGCAAAACACATTGCCGCCCGCCAACTTTGACCGACACTTTCCCTTCGAACGCCTCAGCACGCTGATGGCAGGGCTTGAAAACTATTATGGCCCCAGAGCCGGACGCGGGTTGGCATTACGCACGGGTCAGGCTTGCTTTCAGTACGGACTAGAAAACTACGGGGTTTTGCTAGGCGCTAGCGATATGGCCTTTCGACTGCTCCCCTTGCCAACAAAACTAAAAATAGGCGCCGAATTATTTGCCCAGGCCTTCAATCAATTTTCAGACCAACAAGTGCAGATTACAGAGACCGAAGAAATTATTTCTTGGCAAATTGAACGCTGTCCACTTTGCTGGCAACGGCATACCGATGCCCCAGCCTGCCATTTGGCTGTTGGCATTTTGCAAGAAGCGCTTTACTGGATTAGCAGCGGCAAATATTTTAATGTAGAAGAGACAACTTGTATTGCACAAGGCGATTCAGCGTGTACAATAGAGATTAACAAAACACCGCTTGGCTAAACGATGCAAAAAATCATTCTGCCTGCCCCTCGCCATATTCACCCATTCAACGAACCCGCGCGCGATCTACGGATTCAGAATAAGCCGCTCTGGCTAATTCAGCGCGATGTGCTTAGCCCCTACATTGAGCGCGAATTACAAGTAGGCCCCGATGCAGAACTACCCAATTTCTCGGGACCAGCTCTGGTTTACCGTGATAATCTTTATTTCGATGCCGAATATATCAAAGAATTTATCATCCAGGCCAAAAAACGCGCTGGGGCTTCACGCGCAGCCTGTTCTGCAAACGATCTGGCATTTCGAGAACACGCCTTGCCTCTTTCGCACTCCTACGAAAAATCGGGCGAAAATTATCTCCTTGATCTCTGGTACTACCCCCACGGCTCCAGCCCTCATACAGAGCCTCTGGTGATTGATCTTTTTGCACGTGAAATTGGCTATTACCATGTACCCACCTACATGGCTACTGAATCGGGCGATCTCACTTTTCAGGTTCCACTGCGCAGCATTATCGCCATAGATGCCTGGACACATATTTTCATTGTCGATGTTGTCTTCGGCTTGTTTTCTCGCGGCGCTCGCTTTGAAAAACACTTGGATGAAAATCCCTATTTTAAACTAAAAGTGCTTGCCAACGCTATGTACGAAGGCAAACAGGTTTTAGAATCATCGGGCGTAGTGCAAATTGGGCGCAACTGTGTGATTGACCCCACCGCCATCATCCACGGCCCGACAACCATTGGCGACAACGTGACAATCGGCCCGGGTGCGGTGATCGAAAATTGCATTATTGGCGATAACGTCAATATCGGGCAAGGCTGCCAGGTAATGCTTTCTGTGATTGGCGATGGCGCCTTCTTGCCTTTCCGCGCCGCCATGTTTATGACCACGTTTATGGATAACAGCATGGTGGCACAAAACACCTGCCTGCAAATGTGCGTTATCGGACGCAATACTTTCATTGGCGCGGGATCAACCTTCACCGACTTCAACCTGATTCCCACGCCGCTCAAAGCGCGGGATGGCGATGGCAGAACCCTCGGAGATGCCAATCGACCGGTATTGGGAGGCTGCGTAGGACATAACTGCCGCCTGGGTTCAGGGATGATCTTCTTCCCGGCACGGACGATCGAATCGGACGTTGTGCTGGTTGCATCCCCCGAGCGGAGAGTTGTCTCCAAAGATATTTCCTATGAAGAAAGCGATCATCATCTGTTTAATTTTGCCAAACTGCACCCGCGTCTGTACCCCCGTCCAGGCGAAATAGAACATGAAACCTGGTAAACCGTGGATTCATTTGCCTTTATCATTCATCCGATTGACCCTAAACGCGATGTCAGTCGCAAGTTCCCATTTCTGGGACGCGTATTGCCAGTATCTTTAATAAACTTCTTCTCCACATTCTTCCCGCCTGTATACCTCTCCGAAATTGAAGGCATTACCTCGCAAGCCACTGGAAAACAAATCCGCGGCTGGCTGATTGCATGCCCCCTTACAGCGGCGCGTATGTTAGAATTGCCCCAGAAACTAGTCTACAATAAAATTATTCAGACTGGTCGAATGGCAGAACGGTTGGGCGCGCAGATATTAGGTCTCGGCGCTTTTACATCGGTCGTGGGCGATGGCGGCCTGACAATAGCCAAAGCCCTCAAAGTGCCCGTAACAACAGGCGATGCCTATACCATAGCAGTGGCTGTTGAGGCTGTGTCGCAAGCCGCCGAAAGAATTGGGCTAGTATCTACTCAAACAACGGCAGCCGTGGTTGGCGCAACCGGCGCCATTGGCAAAGTATGCAGCCAATTGCTGGCCGATAAAGTGCCTCAACTTTATCTGATCGGGCGTGATGAGCAAAAATTGCGCACGCTACAACAGCAATTGCAAGCCCAAACCAGAACCACGCTTCATATCAGTACCGATGTTCGCACGATTAAAAACGCGCAAATCATTCTTACAGTTTCAAGCGCTGCACATACCATTATCCAGCCAGAGTATCTCAAACCCGGCAGTGTTATCTGCGATGTGGCGCGACCCCGCGATGTTTCGGCACACGTTGCCGCGCAGCGCAAAGATGTGCTTGTCATAGATGGCGGCATTGTAGACGTGCCCGGGCCGGTGAACTTCAACTTCGATTTTGGGTTCCCGTCCGGAAAAGCCTATGCCTGCATGGCCGAAACCATGGCGTTGGCGTTAGATGGCCGTTTCGAAGATTATACGGTTGGCAAAGATATTACCCGACAGCGTGTTGATGAAATTGCTGGCATTGCCCGTAAACATGGATTTCGTCTGAGCGGGTTTCGTTCATTTGAGAAACCCGTAACTGAAGGACAAATCAACGCAGTGCGTAAATTTGTATGAGGTACTTCGCAATAATATATACGTTGAGTTTATTCCAAAAAAACAGAGGCTTGATTCGCCGCTATTCCGCCTCGCGATGACATTTCTAAGGTAGGAGGAAACATTGGTCTCAATATTTCTGCCTCGACCACCTTCATATAGGAGGTTTCCATGAGTCAACATCGCTTATTAATTGTTGAAGATGATTTTGACATCTCGAATATGCTGCGCATATATTTTGCCGGACAGGGATATGATGTTGATATCGCCCAGCGTGGTGCGATCGCGCTCGAGAAAACCCGGCAAAACCTGCCCCATCTGATTGTTCTCGATATTATGCTCCCCGATATTGATGGCTATGAAGTCTGCCGTCAGTTGAGAACCAGTACGCGTACAAGCCATATCCCGGTGATATTTCTCACGCAAAAAGATGAGCGCAGTGACCGTTTGCAGGGGCTTGAATTGGGCGCAGACGACTATATCACCAAGCCATTCGACATTGAAGAGTTAAAACTACGCGTCCAAAACGCAATTGCGCGCGCCGAGCGCGAAAGCCTCACCGATCCGCGCTCCGGCCTGCCTTCTGGACGTTTGCTTGAAGACCATCTGCGCCGTATTATTCGCGCCGATGGCTGGGCGCTGATGGATATTCGTATCAATGGCTATCAGCCCTTCAAAGAAGAGTATGGATTTGTTGCCGCAGACGATGTATTACGATTTACAGCCATGCTCTTGAATGAAATCGTCGACGAACTGGGAACACCCGATGATTTTATCGGTCATGCTGGCGGTGATAATTTCATCATCATCATTGAAGCGGAAAACAGCGCCACTATTCGGGGCCGTATAAAAGCCCGCTTCAGCGAAGAAATCCTCACGCACTATAACTTCATAGACCGCGAACAGGGGTATATTTCCATCACAAACGCCAGCGGCGAAGAAGAACACATCCCACTGATGAGTGTTGGGGTTGGGTTGGTTTCTCCTGCCGAACATCAGTTTGCGGATATTCGTGAGATCACCGAGTTGGCTGCCGAAGCCCGTCGGGCTGAGGGGTAAGCATTTGCAGAACCAACTTTGGGCGCAAGAACATCTTCTGGTTCGCTGACCAGCTATGTTCGAAATGGCCGCCATTCCCCTCGGAATATCACTATTTCTCACCGGGCTAGGGTTCATTAGCCTGACATTTTTGCTCGCGCGCTTCATCTCAAAAAAACTATCTTTATCAAAAAATCCGTCCCCTATGTCTGTAAACCTTGATTTACAAGACCACGATAACGCGGTTTTTATCGTGCAACCTGGTGGGCGTATCCGCTATATTAACGATCAGGCACGCACAATATTTGATGTGTGGGACGTAACGCCGAATATTGAGCGACTGGCGCGCAAAGTTCGGCCGGGAAACACATTATTAAGTTTGTGCGCCACAGAGGGAGAGGCCCAGCTAATGGTTACGGGCCAGACGATGGATGCAGCTTCGTATTTCATCCCGAATGGGAGCGGAAAGCATGTACTCGTTTCCCTGCGTCCGCAGCAACTCAATATACTGGGTTCCAGCAAAAGTGGAGTTTCCAACCAGACTATCGAGATTTTAACCGCGCTCAATCAGGCTATGGCCGCCGATTTGGAATTGGAAACCACCTTGCAGGCCATTTTAGACAGTGTTGATCGATTGATTCCCACAGATTTTGCAGAGATTACAATATGGGAACCAGAAACGAAGCAATTGGTGCCCTACCGTTTTGTAGGCGTACAGGGGATTGACCGTCATCTGGAAACCACGGGGGAACGTTACCCGTTGGGCGAGGGTTATTCTGGGGCGGTGGCAGCCAGCAAAGCGGTGTTGCTCATCGAAGATGTTGACCGGCATCACGCTGTCCGCCCATTGATTGACCGGCAAAAATACCCATTTCACTCTTACCTGGGATTGCCCTTGCTAATGGGGGGCGAATTGATCGGTACGCTTGATCTGACATCACTCGATAGAAGCGCTTTTCGCGAAGAAGATGTTGAACTATTGCAATTACTATCAGGGCAAGCGGCGATAGCATTGCATAATGCGCTGCTTTACCGGGAAGAAAAACGCCGCTCGCTGGAACTTTCAAGCCTGGCGCAGCTTACGCAAGCAATTAGCTCGGTGAGAGATTCGAAAGAGCTTTTTGCGCGTCTCTCCCAAGGGATCGCATCATTACTGGATGTCGAAATTGCGGGTTTCTTATTATTCGACGAAGCCCATCGCCGTCTGGTAGCTCAGCTCCCCTTTGTTGGCGTTCCTCCTGAATTTGTGGCTTTGTATCAGGCCGAGATTCCACCCGATAGCCCTGGTGACCGTGTGTGGCGCAAACAAGAGCTGCTGGTTTTTAGCGATACAAGCGAAGACGAAAATATGATTGCTCTGGGACTGGCGCATTTGGCCCGCCCCACTGGAATGAAACACGCCGTATTGGTTCCGCTGAAAAGTGGCGGACGCTCGCTGGGATACTTGCAAGTTGCCAACAAAAAAGATGGGGGCAACTTCACCCTGGATGACGAACGCTTGCTAGCAATCCTTGCCGGGCAAGCCGCTCCCATTGTCGAAAACGCCGATCTGGTACAGCAATCCATTCAGCGGGCATTACGAGCAGAGTCGCTGCGCCGTATTGCCAGCCTGTCTGGCTCCGAAGCCGATCTCAATGAAACCCTCAAATATTCGGTGCTTGAGCTTTCTCGCCTGCTAAAGGCAGATGCCGCGGCGATATTCTTTTTAGATGAAAATCTTGGCGCGCTACGCGTCCATGCTGAATCCATTTACGGCGTAGACCCCAAACTCCATGAACAACTGGGGAAAATTCCCGTATCTCAAACCTTTGCCCAGTATATCGTTACGCACAGCCAACAAGCTTTCATCACTAATGATACATTGGAAGATCGCCGTATCGTGCCACCGTATCGCTTAATGATCGAAACCCTGGAAACGCGCTCGGCAATTGATGTCCCGCTGATCTTCCGCGGCCGGGGGGTGGGAGAAATTGTTTTAGCGAGTCGGCACCCCGATCATTTTACGCGCAGTGATATTCAACTAACGATGACTGTGGCCGGGCAATTGGGTGTTGCCATTGAACGAGATGCACTCACCCATCAGACGGATGCCAACTTGAGGCAACGCGTCGATCAACTCACAGCGCTCACCCGCATTGGGCGAGAACTCAACTCATCGGCAGACCCCGATCATATCCTTAAACGAGTCTACGAAGAAGCCATCAGCGCCATCCAAGCAGATTGCGGCACAATACTATTATTCAAAGATTCTGCACAAACTTCAGCAGAACCCGAAGTACGCGCTTACCTGGGCGATGCCCCCGGCAAGGAATTGCATCCCCTGGAAAAAATGGTTCTTCAACAAAGCCAACCTGTATTGGTTAGCGATTATCAAAATCCGCCAGAGGCGCTCGACGAAGCCTCAATACGACCGCCACATCAGGGAGTGCATTCAGCGCTGATTGTTCCCATAGCCTATCAAGGTGAAATTTTGGGGATCATCCATCTTCATGCTACGCAGCCAGACCGCTTCGATGAAGATGCCGTTCAAATTGCTCAGGCGCTCGCCGCGCAAGCAGCTGTAGCCATCGGAAATGCTCAACGGCATCACAAGCAACAGCATAGCAACCGCCAGATGCACCAACGTCTTAAGGCGTTAAAGAGCATTTCGGACGCTTCTAAGGTAATGCATGAAAAAAACCCGCTCGAAAAACCCCTGTATGAAATTGCAGCAGGCATTCGAGAAATAACTACTTGCCCGGCGGTAGTTATCGGTGTTTACCAATCTGAAAATCAATTACAGTGGATCACAGGGGCTGGTATTTCGCCTGACGCGCTGAAACAGCTACGCGAGTTACCCCTCGACCAGCAAAGCATCGAAAGTACTTTCCAGGCAAAAGATCTCTTGCTGACCTCCTATTTCATCGCGCCAGCCGAAGAAGAGACAACACCACCCTGGATGGATTTGCTCATGAATCTGGGAGATCCGGCTCAACCAGGCTCTGTTATTTTTCTCCCTCTCGTCACGGCCCCGCTAAAACCTTTAGGTGTTATTGCAGTTTGCTCACTTCCCAGAGATGAATATCCGGAGCGCCTCATTCTCGAAATTTTAAGCGATTTCGCGATAGAAGCCTCCTACATTATCCTCCAATACGAATGGACACAACGGCTTGAAGGCCAGATCACAACCCTTGAGAGCCGCCTCACCGAAAGCCGAACGAGCGCGGTCAAGATTTTGGAAAACCAACTATTGGCGCAGTCCAAACAAAACAGTAATGCCGTATTGGAGATTATCGAACTCGTTGCTCGCCAACCTGATCGGGCATCTGTATTGGATGCTGTTGGACAGGGGTTGATTTCGAAATTAGGGCTGGAGGCTGTACTCGTCGTAGAGATGCAGGCAGACACCCCCCAACTCATTGAAACCTTTGGAAAGCAGCCCAAGAATATCCGCATCGATGCATTATTAGGTCAACGAAACCCCCTGGTTCAAAGCATCCACGCTGGTGATATTTACCTGATTGAAGATATCGCAGCGCACGAAACCTGGCAAAATTCACCTTTACTGCAAGCCCTCAATGCGGTCAGTTTCCTTTGCTTTCCTGTTCTGGCCCAGGCCGGTGCATCGGTGGCATTTTTAGCCGTCAGTCCAGCCCCGATCATGGCGTATTCAGCGGATGATGAAAAACTCTTCGGATTATTGGCCAGACAAATTTCAACCGCATTGAATAACTTAGCGCTGCTTGTCGATACCAGCCAGCGATTGCGAGAAGTATATCTGCTACTGGAGTTCAGCCGACAATTGGGCGGGCTGGAACCCCAACGCGTGGCACATTTGTTGGTGGAAAGCACAATTGAGGTTGTTAAACCCGCTCAGGCGGGCATGGTGCTGCTGTTTAACGAAGAACAACATACTTTGAAGCCAGCAGCAGCATATGGCTATGCGAAGCCCGATCTTTTAATGGCGATTGATTTCTTTGAACGGGACACACTTGCTCATCAAGTTTTCTCGGAAGGGAAAAGTACTCGCGTCAGCGAGGTGAATTTCTCGCAACACTATCGGCTGGAGCAAACAGATCTCTTGCGCTACCGCGAAGCTGTTGGCGAAAAACTGCCTGTCTCGGCAATGGCGTTGCCCATCCAATCTGGCGAGTCGATTTTCGGGGTGTTGCTGATTGATAACTTCCAGGATGCCGCTGCTTTTTCGCTTGACGATCAAATGATGGTTTCATCAATTGTACGCCAATCGGCATTGACATTGGAAAATATTCGCCTGTATCGCGCCGCGGAACAACGTGCTACGCAACTTCATGCACTCAGCAATGTATCTGCAAAAATTTCAACCCAGCTTGAGTATCACACATTGATTGAGGCTTTGTTGGAAACTCTGGAAGAACTGGTACCCTACGATACGGGCACGCTTTGGATCCGCGAGAAAAATCAACTCACCATTCGGGCGGCGCGCGGCTTTGCCG includes:
- a CDS encoding GAF domain-containing protein, with the translated sequence MSVNLDLQDHDNAVFIVQPGGRIRYINDQARTIFDVWDVTPNIERLARKVRPGNTLLSLCATEGEAQLMVTGQTMDAASYFIPNGSGKHVLVSLRPQQLNILGSSKSGVSNQTIEILTALNQAMAADLELETTLQAILDSVDRLIPTDFAEITIWEPETKQLVPYRFVGVQGIDRHLETTGERYPLGEGYSGAVAASKAVLLIEDVDRHHAVRPLIDRQKYPFHSYLGLPLLMGGELIGTLDLTSLDRSAFREEDVELLQLLSGQAAIALHNALLYREEKRRSLELSSLAQLTQAISSVRDSKELFARLSQGIASLLDVEIAGFLLFDEAHRRLVAQLPFVGVPPEFVALYQAEIPPDSPGDRVWRKQELLVFSDTSEDENMIALGLAHLARPTGMKHAVLVPLKSGGRSLGYLQVANKKDGGNFTLDDERLLAILAGQAAPIVENADLVQQSIQRALRAESLRRIASLSGSEADLNETLKYSVLELSRLLKADAAAIFFLDENLGALRVHAESIYGVDPKLHEQLGKIPVSQTFAQYIVTHSQQAFITNDTLEDRRIVPPYRLMIETLETRSAIDVPLIFRGRGVGEIVLASRHPDHFTRSDIQLTMTVAGQLGVAIERDALTHQTDANLRQRVDQLTALTRIGRELNSSADPDHILKRVYEEAISAIQADCGTILLFKDSAQTSAEPEVRAYLGDAPGKELHPLEKMVLQQSQPVLVSDYQNPPEALDEASIRPPHQGVHSALIVPIAYQGEILGIIHLHATQPDRFDEDAVQIAQALAAQAAVAIGNAQRHHKQQHSNRQMHQRLKALKSISDASKVMHEKNPLEKPLYEIAAGIREITTCPAVVIGVYQSENQLQWITGAGISPDALKQLRELPLDQQSIESTFQAKDLLLTSYFIAPAEEETTPPWMDLLMNLGDPAQPGSVIFLPLVTAPLKPLGVIAVCSLPRDEYPERLILEILSDFAIEASYIILQYEWTQRLEGQITTLESRLTESRTSAVKILENQLLAQSKQNSNAVLEIIELVARQPDRASVLDAVGQGLISKLGLEAVLVVEMQADTPQLIETFGKQPKNIRIDALLGQRNPLVQSIHAGDIYLIEDIAAHETWQNSPLLQALNAVSFLCFPVLAQAGASVAFLAVSPAPIMAYSADDEKLFGLLARQISTALNNLALLVDTSQRLREVYLLLEFSRQLGGLEPQRVAHLLVESTIEVVKPAQAGMVLLFNEEQHTLKPAAAYGYAKPDLLMAIDFFERDTLAHQVFSEGKSTRVSEVNFSQHYRLEQTDLLRYREAVGEKLPVSAMALPIQSGESIFGVLLIDNFQDAAAFSLDDQMMVSSIVRQSALTLENIRLYRAAEQRATQLHALSNVSAKISTQLEYHTLIEALLETLEELVPYDTGTLWIREKNQLTIRAARGFAESNELLGVQTSIEDSLLFAEMIQTASPLYVADIREDERFSTMPANRLSWLAIPMLSKGDVLGVFALEKSELDFFKSDHIQILITFANQAAVALENADLYRQSLERTTELDQRSQRLAVINRFSQQISSSLDLDHLLEITCRELDQSLPSSVVSGLVYREGELSLHYEEPTQVTEMPLLLPSAPITAYLEQSLGVFNTVDVYQEELLKPLVAFFEVRNTISLLILPLATGEDLHGFIFVHSNQRYRFTADEIELTRILSNQSAVAIENAGLFIQTRKLTAELEQRVEERTQQLAAEHDRTQALLRIMRELAASLDLDHVLNQTLILLNEVSGAEQSTILLVRPGEATFYYRASLGYTTPPPLGGRPTNLAVKDGLAGWIIRNRDGMLIDDLHNDARWKSDDATAQLDHRSAMGVPLLVGTELLGVMLLFHRSPGHFDADQIDLAQAAANQIAVAINNAELFNLIREQAERLGNMLRTQQVETSRSRAILEAVADGVLVTDSDGKITLFNDSAQQVLGLSRDDVISKSLESFSGLFGNAAQMWFNTISGWSDQPLSAERSSSYTQQITLEDGRFVAVNLAPVHLENEFLGTVSIFRDITHQVVVDRLKSEFVATVSHELRTPMTSIKGYIEIMLMGAAGPLSEQQTQFLEVVLSNTQRLNILVNDLLDVSRIEAGKIDLSLQPVRLQELVTTVVADQRQHAEEQGKPLTFTVDIPDNLPKVFGDAERVRQILTNLLNNAYHYTPTEGHIDVKLHKLDSEVQIDIHDTGIGILPEDQERVFERFYRGEDPLVLATAGTGLGLSIVRQLVEMHKGRIWLQSSGIPGEGSIFSMTLPIYREDEHSTFATASPKPEK